In Hyalangium minutum, a genomic segment contains:
- a CDS encoding trypsin-like serine protease — translation MDTRLFQLAGEKDDSNRYPFAVMVKTRAPMEAGVQGECSGVLISPNLVLTAGHCVCVRRKGVTPDSEARFVIDGSACSEKAAVVVVNYEKSAGQRGAVLTTRTQLVRGDVRPHPKLQVVVDSQGKVVSSEADLATVVLSQRVEGTDVPRLAEVEAKEGEIVVVVSYGYDEVLGGLEGQRRFKAFKAVRVLSSEPGQFVFEQPDRGLFKGDSGGPVLVVHEGKSRLGGISTAALGEEATFVSTYFHRDWIAAELERARRLE, via the coding sequence GTGGATACGCGGCTGTTTCAGCTGGCCGGCGAAAAGGATGACAGCAACCGCTATCCGTTTGCCGTCATGGTCAAGACCCGTGCACCCATGGAGGCAGGAGTGCAGGGGGAATGCAGCGGTGTGCTCATCAGCCCCAATCTCGTGCTGACGGCAGGGCATTGCGTATGTGTCCGGCGCAAGGGTGTTACCCCAGATTCAGAGGCACGCTTTGTCATCGATGGTTCTGCGTGTAGCGAGAAAGCGGCGGTGGTCGTCGTCAACTATGAGAAGAGTGCAGGCCAGCGCGGTGCTGTCCTGACCACCCGGACGCAGCTAGTCAGGGGCGATGTCCGGCCTCATCCGAAGCTCCAGGTCGTGGTGGACAGCCAAGGCAAGGTCGTGTCGAGCGAGGCCGATCTGGCGACGGTGGTCCTGAGCCAGCGAGTCGAGGGGACGGACGTCCCGCGTCTGGCGGAGGTTGAAGCCAAGGAGGGTGAAATCGTCGTCGTCGTCAGTTACGGCTATGACGAAGTCCTGGGCGGCCTCGAAGGACAACGGCGATTCAAGGCCTTCAAGGCCGTACGAGTTCTGTCTTCAGAGCCGGGGCAGTTCGTGTTCGAACAACCGGACCGAGGGCTCTTCAAAGGCGATAGCGGTGGGCCCGTTCTCGTTGTTCATGAGGGCAAGTCTCGCCTCGGTGGAATTTCAACGGCCGCTTTGGGGGAGGAGGCCACGTTTGTGAGCACTTACTTCCACCGAGACTGGATTGCAGCGGAGTTGGAGCGCGCCAGGCGGCTTGAGTAG
- a CDS encoding bactofilin family protein: MAIAKDVTGSAGNNTVVGPSILISGKLTGDEDLTVRGRVEGELTLSKTLIVETTGVVKANVAVKNAIVSGVVVGNINATESVELTREGRMVGDIRAPRVIIVDGASFRGRVDMGEVEPGRVPTTARPTITRPTVRPAPSVPARPTAPVATRGRPVPPPPPAARPAAKPVPPPPPPPAGAAAGGPAGTPAKGEPAAPVPPVVGAGAKKKVVVKKKAR; encoded by the coding sequence GTGGCCATCGCTAAGGACGTTACCGGCTCGGCCGGGAACAACACGGTGGTGGGGCCCTCCATCCTCATCAGCGGCAAGCTGACGGGCGATGAGGACCTCACGGTCCGGGGCCGCGTCGAGGGTGAACTGACGCTCAGCAAGACCCTCATCGTGGAGACCACGGGCGTGGTGAAGGCGAACGTGGCGGTGAAGAACGCCATCGTCAGCGGCGTGGTGGTGGGCAACATCAACGCCACCGAGAGCGTGGAGCTGACCCGCGAGGGCCGCATGGTGGGCGACATTCGCGCCCCCCGCGTCATCATCGTGGATGGCGCCAGCTTCCGCGGTCGCGTGGACATGGGCGAGGTGGAGCCTGGACGGGTTCCGACCACCGCGCGCCCGACGATCACCCGGCCCACGGTTCGCCCGGCTCCCTCGGTGCCCGCGCGCCCCACGGCTCCCGTCGCGACTCGGGGCCGTCCGGTGCCGCCGCCGCCTCCTGCCGCCCGGCCGGCTGCCAAGCCCGTGCCGCCGCCCCCGCCTCCGCCCGCCGGTGCCGCCGCCGGGGGGCCTGCTGGGACGCCGGCCAAGGGAGAGCCCGCCGCCCCGGTTCCTCCGGTGGTAGGGGCTGGAGCAAAGAAGAAGGTCGTGGTGAAGAAGAAGGCCCGCTAG
- a CDS encoding alpha/beta hydrolase yields the protein MARHDEGFFTAKDHLRLFWTLDLPDTPPRAHVAVAHGYADHIGRYRPVIDALVADGFAVHGFDYRGHGRADGRRGFCDKWPDYLDDMALFWERVRKAAGGQKAFLLGHSHGGLMAARLAEKGGLEGAAGLVLSAPYLKLAIVPPTAKLMAAKLAGKVIPWLPIPNELKPEHLSRDPAIVKATSEDPLYIRTVTPRWFIESTQAQTEALAEAVRVTAPIFIFCGSHDGVAAPAAARSFFETVGSSDKKFKEYPGMLHEPLNEVGREEVFRDISGWISAHL from the coding sequence ATGGCGCGCCACGACGAGGGCTTCTTCACCGCGAAGGACCACCTCCGGCTGTTCTGGACGTTGGATCTGCCGGACACGCCTCCCCGCGCGCACGTCGCGGTGGCGCACGGCTATGCGGACCACATTGGCCGTTACCGCCCCGTCATCGACGCGCTGGTGGCTGACGGCTTCGCCGTCCACGGCTTCGACTACCGGGGCCACGGCCGCGCGGATGGGCGGCGGGGCTTCTGCGACAAGTGGCCGGACTACCTGGACGACATGGCCCTCTTCTGGGAGCGGGTGCGCAAGGCCGCGGGCGGCCAGAAGGCGTTCCTGCTCGGGCACAGCCACGGCGGGCTCATGGCGGCGCGGCTGGCGGAGAAGGGCGGCCTGGAGGGCGCGGCGGGCCTGGTGCTGTCAGCCCCCTACCTCAAACTGGCCATCGTTCCTCCCACCGCGAAGCTCATGGCGGCGAAGCTGGCCGGCAAGGTGATTCCGTGGCTGCCCATCCCCAACGAGCTCAAGCCCGAGCACCTCTCGCGGGATCCGGCCATCGTGAAGGCCACCTCCGAGGATCCGCTCTACATCCGCACCGTCACCCCGCGCTGGTTCATCGAGTCCACCCAGGCTCAGACGGAGGCGCTGGCCGAGGCCGTTCGGGTGACAGCACCCATTTTCATCTTCTGCGGATCCCACGACGGGGTGGCCGCTCCGGCGGCGGCCAGGTCCTTCTTCGAGACCGTGGGCTCCTCGGACAAGAAGTTCAAGGAGTATCCCGGCATGTTGCACGAGCCTCTCAACGAGGTGGGGCGCGAGGAAGTCTTCCGGGATATCTCCGGCTGGATCTCGGCGCATCTCTGA
- a CDS encoding rhomboid family intramembrane serine protease, producing the protein MVRDPRILDDPSPSPGPGQPPPEPQEPQEQPRQRWPVVCGTVLVGAVILYFAGRAQMLPALSQKADGLELARLGMPLALYGPLVQQGEYWRMLSCVFAHGSPIHLLFNMSVVYTLGFMLERAIGSLRFLGLCAVTALGSSAFALIFNFEVPMVGASGMILGWAGAMLPIATDQGRKELGVWLIQVVVISLLPGVSWAGHLGGFLFGLPCGVALRLGGPVYNKALPLILFITGVVAVFAAHPERHWGF; encoded by the coding sequence ATGGTCCGCGACCCTCGCATTCTTGACGATCCGTCTCCCTCTCCCGGGCCCGGGCAGCCTCCGCCAGAGCCCCAGGAGCCCCAGGAGCAGCCCCGGCAGCGCTGGCCGGTGGTGTGCGGCACGGTGCTGGTGGGCGCCGTCATCCTGTACTTCGCGGGCCGGGCCCAGATGCTGCCCGCGCTCTCCCAGAAGGCGGACGGGCTCGAGCTGGCTCGCCTGGGGATGCCGCTGGCGCTCTATGGGCCGCTCGTGCAGCAGGGCGAGTACTGGCGGATGCTCAGCTGCGTTTTCGCGCACGGCAGCCCCATCCACCTGCTCTTCAACATGTCCGTCGTCTACACGCTGGGCTTCATGCTGGAGCGTGCCATCGGCAGCTTGCGCTTCCTGGGCCTGTGCGCCGTCACGGCCCTGGGCTCCTCCGCCTTCGCCCTCATCTTCAACTTCGAGGTGCCCATGGTGGGGGCCTCGGGGATGATCCTCGGCTGGGCGGGGGCCATGCTCCCCATCGCCACCGATCAGGGCCGCAAGGAGCTGGGCGTGTGGCTGATCCAGGTGGTGGTCATCAGCCTGCTGCCCGGCGTGAGCTGGGCGGGGCACCTGGGCGGCTTCCTCTTCGGCCTGCCGTGTGGCGTGGCCCTGCGGCTGGGAGGGCCCGTCTACAACAAGGCGCTCCCGCTCATCCTCTTCATCACCGGCGTGGTGGCGGTGTTCGCCGCTCACCCGGAGCGTCACTGGGGGTTCTGA
- the nadB gene encoding L-aspartate oxidase — translation MPQRFDFLVLGGGVAGLSFALQAARHGSVAILTKRERYESNTQYAQGGIASVLAPTDTFESHVEDTLVAGAGLNHQDAVEVTVREGPDRIRELVALGAEFNRSTSGEFDLTREGGHSARRIIHAGDITGREVQRALIAACDEQKNITFFQNTAAIDLILDRRPSPGRASRCLGTYALLENGHIETFLGKVTVLATGGAGKVYLYTSNPDVATGDGVAMAYRAGAQVANMEFYQFHPTCLYHPEAKSFLISEALRGEGGKLRLRNGQAFMERYHPMGALAPRDVVARAIDAELKRTGDDCVFLDMTHLGRAFLTERFPNIYATCKAFNIDMAVQPIPVVPAAHYMCGGVVTDLSGRTSVAGLYAIGEVASTGLHGANRLASNSLLEGLVFGHRAAQATAEEIRSLGAPQQEPPEWDPGSAVDSDESVVVTHNWDEIRRLMWNYVGIVRTDKRLMRARRRLDLLREEIRDYYWRFKVTRDVIELRNIADVAHLIVDCASRRKESRGLHFTLDYPNTDDHHWKRDTVVSREL, via the coding sequence ATGCCCCAGCGCTTCGATTTTCTCGTTCTGGGGGGCGGCGTCGCCGGCCTCTCGTTCGCCCTCCAAGCAGCTCGGCACGGTTCGGTCGCCATTCTCACCAAGCGTGAGCGCTACGAGAGCAACACGCAATACGCCCAGGGGGGCATCGCCAGCGTGCTGGCCCCTACGGACACCTTCGAGTCCCACGTCGAGGACACCCTGGTGGCAGGCGCGGGCCTCAACCACCAGGACGCAGTGGAGGTGACGGTGCGCGAGGGGCCGGACCGCATCCGCGAGCTGGTGGCGCTCGGGGCGGAGTTCAACCGGAGCACCTCGGGCGAGTTCGACCTGACGCGCGAGGGTGGCCACTCCGCCCGGCGCATCATCCACGCCGGCGACATTACAGGCCGCGAGGTGCAGCGCGCGCTCATCGCCGCGTGTGACGAGCAGAAGAACATCACCTTCTTCCAGAACACGGCGGCCATCGATCTGATCCTCGATCGGCGCCCGAGCCCGGGGCGGGCCAGCCGGTGCCTGGGCACCTACGCGCTGCTGGAGAACGGCCACATCGAGACGTTCCTGGGCAAGGTGACGGTGCTGGCCACGGGCGGAGCAGGCAAGGTGTACCTGTACACCTCGAACCCGGACGTGGCGACGGGGGACGGGGTGGCCATGGCGTACCGGGCGGGCGCGCAGGTGGCCAACATGGAGTTCTACCAGTTCCACCCCACGTGCCTGTACCACCCGGAGGCCAAGAGCTTCCTGATCAGCGAGGCCCTGCGCGGTGAGGGCGGCAAGCTGCGGCTGCGCAACGGGCAGGCGTTCATGGAGCGCTACCACCCGATGGGGGCGCTGGCGCCGCGCGATGTGGTGGCCCGCGCCATCGACGCGGAGCTCAAGCGCACGGGCGATGACTGCGTCTTCCTGGACATGACGCACCTGGGCCGCGCCTTCCTCACCGAGCGCTTCCCCAACATCTACGCCACCTGCAAGGCCTTCAACATCGACATGGCCGTGCAGCCCATCCCCGTGGTGCCCGCGGCCCACTACATGTGCGGCGGCGTGGTGACGGACTTGTCCGGCCGCACCTCGGTGGCGGGCCTGTACGCCATTGGCGAGGTGGCCTCCACGGGCCTGCACGGGGCCAACCGGCTGGCCTCGAACTCGCTGCTCGAGGGGCTGGTGTTCGGCCACCGGGCCGCCCAGGCGACGGCCGAGGAGATCCGCTCGCTCGGCGCGCCTCAGCAGGAGCCGCCGGAGTGGGATCCGGGCAGCGCGGTGGACTCGGACGAGAGCGTCGTCGTCACCCACAACTGGGACGAGATCCGCCGCCTCATGTGGAACTACGTGGGCATCGTCCGCACGGACAAGCGGCTGATGCGCGCCCGGCGCCGGCTGGATCTGCTGCGCGAGGAGATCCGCGACTACTACTGGCGCTTCAAGGTGACCCGGGACGTCATCGAGCTGCGCAACATCGCGGACGTGGCCCACCTCATCGTCGACTGCGCCAGCCGCCGCAAGGAGAGCCGAGGCCTGCACTTCACGCTCGACTACCCGAACACGGATGATCACCACTGGAAGCGCGACACTGTCGTCTCCCGGGAGCTCTGA
- the pyrE gene encoding orotate phosphoribosyltransferase encodes MNSALARDRQRLLELLTERSFERRKVVLSSGKESDFYIDCKRTALLAEGHFLIGRLLLDVITREAPLAVGVGGLTLGADPIASAVSLTSYLAGTPLEAFIVRKEPKGHGTGQWIEGLAALGQHAPVAIVEDVVTTGASTLKAIERAHSEGLKVLGAFALVDRLEGGREAVEASGHRLFTLFNRKDFIP; translated from the coding sequence ATGAACAGCGCGCTCGCTCGGGACCGGCAGCGGCTCTTGGAGCTGCTCACCGAGCGCTCCTTCGAGCGGCGCAAGGTGGTGCTCTCCTCCGGCAAGGAGTCGGACTTCTACATCGACTGCAAGCGCACGGCGCTGCTGGCCGAGGGACACTTCCTCATTGGCCGCCTGCTGCTGGACGTCATCACCCGCGAGGCTCCGCTCGCCGTGGGCGTGGGCGGGCTGACGCTGGGCGCTGATCCCATCGCCTCGGCGGTGAGCCTCACGAGCTACCTGGCGGGCACGCCGCTGGAGGCCTTCATCGTCCGCAAGGAGCCCAAGGGCCACGGCACGGGCCAGTGGATCGAGGGCCTGGCCGCGCTGGGGCAGCACGCGCCAGTGGCGATTGTGGAGGACGTGGTGACCACGGGCGCCTCCACGCTCAAGGCCATCGAGCGGGCGCACTCCGAGGGCCTGAAGGTGCTCGGGGCGTTCGCGCTGGTGGACCGGCTCGAGGGTGGACGCGAGGCTGTCGAGGCCTCGGGCCACCGGCTCTTTACGCTCTTCAACCGCAAGGACTTCATCCCGTGA
- a CDS encoding bactofilin family protein — MANTVIGSSIVIDGEISGDEDLVIQGTVKGKISLKESLFVEGSGVVEADIETQNVEIAGRVTGNIVASDKVELKQDCRVVGDIKAPRILIADGASFKGNVDMDQKER, encoded by the coding sequence ATGGCGAACACGGTCATTGGTTCGAGCATCGTCATCGACGGGGAGATCTCCGGTGACGAGGATCTGGTCATCCAGGGAACGGTGAAGGGGAAGATCTCCCTCAAGGAGAGCCTCTTCGTAGAGGGCAGCGGCGTCGTCGAGGCGGACATCGAGACGCAGAACGTGGAGATCGCCGGCCGGGTGACGGGCAACATCGTCGCCAGCGACAAGGTCGAGCTCAAGCAGGACTGCCGCGTGGTGGGCGACATCAAGGCTCCGCGCATCCTCATTGCCGACGGCGCGTCCTTCAAGGGCAACGTCGACATGGATCAGAAGGAGCGCTGA
- a CDS encoding TIGR00730 family Rossman fold protein produces the protein MELKTVCVFCGSRPGARPEFLAAAKALGEELARRKLTLIYGGASVGLMGAVADATLAGGGRAVGVLPVSLQQREIGHVGLHELHLVNSMHERKALMVKRADAFIALPGGFGTFDELFEVITWGQLGLHTKPIGLLDVGGYFQPLVSMVLRGVEDGFIPEAQARPYAVSASVTELMDRLAAGPTMQVTEKWIRRTDET, from the coding sequence GTGGAACTGAAAACCGTCTGTGTCTTCTGCGGCTCCCGCCCGGGCGCCCGCCCCGAGTTCCTCGCCGCGGCCAAGGCGCTCGGCGAGGAGCTGGCACGCCGCAAGCTCACGCTCATCTATGGAGGCGCCAGTGTGGGCCTCATGGGTGCCGTGGCGGATGCCACCCTGGCGGGTGGAGGCCGGGCGGTGGGCGTGCTCCCCGTCAGCCTGCAGCAGCGGGAGATTGGCCACGTGGGGCTGCACGAGCTGCACCTGGTGAACTCCATGCACGAGCGCAAGGCGCTCATGGTCAAGCGCGCGGACGCCTTCATCGCCCTGCCCGGCGGCTTTGGCACCTTCGACGAGCTGTTCGAGGTCATCACCTGGGGGCAGTTGGGCCTGCACACCAAACCCATTGGGCTCCTGGACGTGGGCGGCTACTTCCAGCCGCTGGTGTCCATGGTGCTCAGGGGCGTGGAGGACGGCTTCATCCCCGAGGCACAGGCCCGGCCCTACGCCGTGAGCGCCTCGGTGACCGAGCTCATGGACCGGCTCGCGGCCGGACCGACGATGCAGGTGACGGAGAAGTGGATTCGCCGGACCGACGAGACGTGA
- the bacN gene encoding bactofilin BacN produces MAQSETGIIGKGIVIRGSLTGGGDLVIEGRVEGQIALKNHLTIESTGKVQADIRAEELTINGEASGNIDASARVSINASAKVAGDIKAPRVVIEDGAVFNGSIEMEVKLPDDI; encoded by the coding sequence ATGGCACAGAGCGAAACGGGCATCATCGGCAAGGGCATCGTCATCAGGGGCAGCCTCACCGGCGGCGGCGATCTCGTCATCGAGGGGCGGGTGGAGGGGCAGATCGCCTTGAAGAACCACCTCACCATCGAGAGCACTGGCAAGGTCCAGGCGGACATCCGCGCCGAGGAGCTGACCATCAATGGCGAGGCCAGCGGCAACATCGACGCGTCAGCGCGTGTCTCCATCAACGCCTCGGCCAAGGTGGCCGGCGACATCAAAGCTCCGCGCGTCGTCATCGAGGACGGTGCCGTGTTCAACGGCTCCATCGAGATGGAAGTGAAGCTGCCGGACGACATCTAA
- a CDS encoding lytic transglycosylase domain-containing protein: MRPTLAVLTALLMFPVAASASEGIYRYVEKDGTIIYTNVPPPGGKRAKKLKGTFTAAQAPAAPVRGRASIPSGLDPHIVTASKRYKVPAPLVRAIMHAESNFDANAVSPKGACGLMQLMPATATEMYVKDIFDEKENIEGGVRYLRVLANQFEGDMVKMIAAYNAGPDAVRKYKGNIPPYEETQEYVRKVLQLYYHYKERERLAQNEPREASSDGDDASDGAGDDPR, translated from the coding sequence ATGCGTCCCACCCTCGCCGTCCTGACAGCCCTGCTGATGTTCCCCGTGGCGGCCTCGGCCTCCGAGGGCATCTACCGGTACGTGGAGAAGGACGGGACCATCATCTATACGAACGTGCCTCCGCCCGGGGGCAAGCGGGCCAAGAAGCTCAAGGGCACCTTCACCGCGGCCCAGGCCCCCGCAGCTCCGGTGCGCGGCCGTGCCAGCATCCCCTCGGGGCTGGATCCGCACATCGTCACCGCCTCCAAGCGCTACAAGGTCCCCGCTCCGCTGGTGCGGGCCATCATGCACGCGGAGAGCAACTTCGACGCGAACGCCGTGTCTCCCAAGGGCGCCTGCGGGCTGATGCAGCTGATGCCCGCCACGGCCACGGAGATGTACGTCAAGGACATCTTCGACGAGAAAGAGAACATCGAAGGAGGGGTGAGGTACCTGCGGGTGCTCGCCAATCAGTTCGAGGGGGACATGGTGAAGATGATCGCCGCGTACAACGCGGGCCCGGATGCGGTCCGCAAGTACAAGGGGAACATCCCGCCGTACGAGGAGACGCAGGAGTACGTGCGCAAGGTCCTCCAGCTCTACTACCACTACAAAGAGCGCGAGCGGCTCGCCCAGAACGAGCCCCGCGAAGCGAGCAGCGATGGCGACGACGCGAGCGACGGGGCGGGAGACGACCCCCGTTGA
- a CDS encoding tetratricopeptide repeat protein — MRSLRAIRAVPLLLLVALPVAAAPPKRPKVDREAMREAIDSSGESEDFASPASYAHFLVSRRYHHAGNHRAAVDELRLAIATDEGNPYLLTQLGEEYARLGDLAKAEAELRKAVEASPPYYPAHVMMGRVLLEAGKYPRAKMHLRRAITLKPREPEAYLVLAQLHLEQRQSDDAVKVVEELATALPGEASGYRRLGLALAERGDKARAQKLLERAVERDPGDVDVRVALARLYEAAGRAADAEESLAQALEHDPDNREVLLSAGRIALKLGSATRARAYFDRLLSLTDDPELTVRVAFAFLASRETSAAAEVLDMARRAGRSNEPRISYYAGLVHERRRNFAAAATAYAEVPESSELFEEVRVRLAACLSRSGQHAKALALYEAALADKADDASLRVQYARALERNGARERAVATLKEALARTPSSDLYEALAATLHRSGRGVEGLTILREASSRQPRDETLLYTLGAAYEQQGDSDSALAQMRAVLALKGDHAAAMNFAGYLLAQRRKDLPEAERLVLRALELRPDTGAFLDSLGWVYFQRGEYQRAVEALERASLLEPDEPVILEHLGDAYREVSRPEDAASAWRRAVEVLVADPEAADPPTQRLQLERKLKKLSTEPAGR; from the coding sequence GTGCGCTCCCTCCGTGCCATCCGAGCTGTCCCGCTGCTCCTCCTCGTGGCCTTGCCAGTGGCCGCCGCGCCACCGAAGCGCCCAAAGGTGGACCGCGAGGCCATGCGCGAGGCCATCGACTCCAGCGGAGAGAGCGAAGACTTCGCCTCTCCCGCCAGCTACGCGCATTTCCTCGTCTCCCGGCGCTACCACCATGCCGGGAACCACCGTGCCGCCGTGGACGAGCTGCGGCTGGCGATCGCCACGGATGAGGGCAACCCGTACCTGCTCACCCAGCTCGGCGAGGAGTACGCCCGGCTGGGAGACCTCGCCAAGGCCGAGGCCGAGCTGCGCAAGGCCGTGGAGGCCTCGCCTCCGTACTACCCGGCGCACGTGATGATGGGGCGCGTGCTGCTGGAGGCCGGCAAGTACCCCCGCGCCAAGATGCATCTGCGCCGCGCGATCACCCTGAAGCCGCGCGAGCCCGAGGCGTACCTCGTCCTCGCCCAGCTCCACCTGGAGCAGCGGCAGTCGGACGACGCCGTGAAGGTCGTCGAGGAACTGGCCACGGCGCTTCCAGGCGAGGCCTCCGGCTACCGCCGCCTGGGGCTGGCCCTGGCCGAGCGTGGGGACAAGGCCCGGGCGCAGAAGCTGCTCGAACGCGCCGTGGAGCGGGACCCTGGAGACGTGGACGTGCGCGTGGCGCTGGCCCGGCTGTACGAGGCCGCGGGGCGTGCCGCCGATGCCGAGGAGTCCCTGGCGCAAGCGCTGGAGCACGATCCCGACAACCGTGAGGTGCTGCTGTCAGCGGGGCGCATTGCCCTCAAGCTGGGCTCCGCCACGCGGGCCCGCGCGTACTTCGACCGGCTCCTGTCGCTGACGGATGATCCCGAGCTGACGGTCCGGGTGGCCTTCGCGTTCCTGGCCTCGCGGGAGACGTCCGCCGCGGCCGAGGTGCTGGACATGGCTCGGAGGGCAGGGCGCTCCAATGAGCCCCGCATCTCCTATTACGCCGGGCTGGTGCACGAGCGCCGCCGCAACTTCGCCGCCGCCGCCACCGCCTATGCCGAGGTGCCCGAGTCCTCCGAGCTGTTCGAGGAGGTGCGCGTGCGCCTCGCCGCGTGCCTGTCCCGGTCCGGCCAGCACGCCAAGGCGCTCGCGCTCTACGAGGCCGCCTTGGCCGACAAGGCCGACGATGCGAGCCTTCGCGTGCAGTACGCCCGGGCGCTCGAGCGCAACGGGGCAAGAGAGCGGGCCGTGGCCACCCTCAAGGAAGCACTGGCGCGCACCCCCTCGTCCGATCTGTACGAGGCGCTGGCCGCCACCCTCCACCGCAGCGGCCGGGGAGTGGAGGGCCTGACGATTCTGCGCGAGGCCAGCTCTCGCCAGCCTCGGGACGAGACTCTCCTCTATACGCTGGGTGCCGCCTACGAGCAGCAGGGGGACTCGGACTCGGCGCTCGCGCAGATGCGCGCGGTGCTGGCCCTCAAGGGGGACCATGCCGCCGCCATGAACTTCGCGGGCTACCTGCTGGCTCAGCGGCGCAAGGACCTCCCCGAGGCCGAGCGCCTCGTGCTCCGCGCGCTGGAGCTGCGGCCGGATACCGGGGCCTTCCTGGACTCGCTCGGGTGGGTCTACTTCCAGCGAGGGGAGTACCAGCGTGCCGTAGAGGCCCTGGAGCGCGCCTCGCTGCTCGAACCCGACGAGCCCGTCATCCTGGAACACCTGGGAGATGCCTACCGGGAGGTCTCCCGCCCCGAGGACGCGGCCTCCGCCTGGCGCCGCGCCGTCGAGGTGCTGGTGGCGGACCCGGAGGCGGCCGATCCCCCCACCCAGCGCCTGCAGCTGGAGCGGAAGCTGAAGAAACTGTCCACGGAGCCTGCGGGCCGCTAA
- a CDS encoding ParB/Srx family N-terminal domain-containing protein, with product MDAENRVDGEDGMPDAQGESSPAPAQGEGVPSSPEPHTEQSPGQPILLGMGEPVPEAPPASASAAEGEQAQDEEGEGEEGEGEEDETEPSETIPEFTPRLMGEVSLTTLPLDQVLGDSTFRMRPEGEITPLATDIARLGQLFPVDVRPVGEDRYQILCGFRRVAALRFLKRDKVQARVHRGISDEDSLLLALAAAIHASPVDREELEARREQLEAEGRLTAPIRDMLEKALATDDALAPESTEEEVDADELAADAAQRLGALNQDLSLLADVFASLDESRRAELLMQLRYSAELVAYLEGL from the coding sequence ATGGACGCCGAGAATAGGGTCGACGGAGAGGACGGGATGCCGGACGCGCAGGGAGAGTCGTCCCCAGCGCCGGCTCAGGGCGAAGGCGTGCCTTCGAGCCCCGAGCCTCATACCGAGCAGTCCCCGGGGCAGCCCATCCTGCTGGGCATGGGTGAGCCCGTGCCGGAGGCGCCTCCAGCGTCCGCGAGTGCGGCCGAGGGCGAGCAAGCCCAGGACGAAGAGGGTGAGGGCGAGGAGGGTGAGGGCGAAGAGGATGAGACGGAGCCCTCCGAGACCATCCCCGAGTTCACCCCACGCCTGATGGGCGAGGTGAGCTTGACCACGCTTCCCCTGGATCAAGTGCTTGGGGACTCCACCTTCCGGATGCGTCCGGAGGGGGAAATCACCCCGCTGGCCACGGACATCGCGCGCCTGGGGCAGCTCTTCCCGGTGGACGTGCGCCCCGTGGGCGAGGACCGCTACCAAATCCTCTGCGGATTCCGCCGTGTGGCGGCGCTGCGCTTCCTGAAGCGGGACAAGGTGCAGGCGCGCGTGCACCGGGGCATCTCGGACGAGGACTCGCTGCTGCTGGCGCTGGCGGCGGCCATCCACGCCAGCCCCGTGGACCGCGAGGAACTGGAGGCCCGCCGCGAGCAGCTCGAGGCCGAGGGCCGCCTGACGGCTCCCATCCGAGACATGCTGGAGAAGGCGCTGGCGACGGACGACGCGCTGGCCCCCGAGTCCACCGAGGAAGAAGTGGATGCGGACGAGCTGGCGGCGGACGCGGCGCAGCGGCTGGGCGCGCTGAACCAGGATCTGTCGCTGCTAGCGGACGTGTTCGCGTCCCTGGATGAGTCGCGCCGGGCGGAGCTGCTGATGCAGCTGCGGTACTCGGCGGAGCTGGTGGCCTACCTGGAGGGACTCTAG